CAATGCGAGCGCTGCTCGTGCTGATGCCTCGTCGCCGAGGGCGACTTGGGCTCGCACCTCGTGGGAGGCGAGGCGCGCGGCGACGTAGGGGTGGGTGCCGGACGCTGCGAAGCCACGCCGGGCGAAGTCCGCTGCGGCCCTGTACTGGTGGCTGTAGTACGCAAGCGTGGAGAACATCTCGCACACCGAGCCGGTCAGAATCGGATCGTCGATCTCCTGGGCGTGCTCTGCCGCGAGGCGGATGAACCGGCGCGCGGCGGTGCTGTCTCCGGTGTTGAACGCCAGCCGGCCTAGGTAGTAGGCGGAGTACCCGGCCACTCTGGTCAGTTGTGCCTGTGCTCGTGGTCGGGCGCCGGCGGCGAGGAGCGTCTCGGCGCTCTTCCACGTCTCCGAGATCTCAGGTGCGAGTTGGCCGTGCGGAGTCGTCGTGAACCGCGTGGCGTACTGGGCGAGGGCGTCGTCGAGTTCCTCGAGCGTCAGCGGGTCGATCTTGATGTTCGCGTGCCGGCGGTAGGCGTCGGCTGCTAGGAAGCCTGCGGCAGTGAACTCGAAGAAGGTACGCCTGTCCGTTTCGTCCTCCTGGTCCGGCCTCACGTCGTCTGACAGGGAACGGTCGAGGGCTTCGCTGGTCTTCTCGAGCTTCGCTGCTTTCCACAGGCGGACTACCTCCCCGCCTGAGGTGAGAGCGGACTCCAGCTGCGCGATCACTGTGGCGGATGGCAGCGAGTTCCCGTTCGCCGCGTCGCCGATCACCTGACGGGGGATGCCCGTCTTTCTGGACAACTTGCTGTTATCAGTTCCCCGATCTGCGATGAGTTCGGAGAGGCGGGTCGCGAACGCCTCCCGCGCCCGTCTACGAGGATCCACGCCACTGTCCCCCTGTCAAGTATTGGCCTGCCATGGCCGTCTTCTTCATGCATGCAGAAGATGCTTCAGTCTGTACCGACGCTGGTGCGGAGTGTGTCATGTGTCTTGTGCGGCGGGAACACGCCGGCCGAGCAATGGTTGAGACCTGTGGATCGGTTGGGGAGGGCGTACCTTCCCGGTGATCGAGGTTTGGGTCTCAGTCAGGCCGACGTTGGCGCGTCGGTCGGGAAGGCACGCCCGTGCTCACGGTAGTCCCCGAGGAGAACACG
The DNA window shown above is from Parafrankia discariae and carries:
- a CDS encoding glycyl radical enzyme family protein; protein product: MSRKTGIPRQVIGDAANGNSLPSATVIAQLESALTSGGEVVRLWKAAKLEKTSEALDRSLSDDVRPDQEDETDRRTFFEFTAAGFLAADAYRRHANIKIDPLTLEELDDALAQYATRFTTTPHGQLAPEISETWKSAETLLAAGARPRAQAQLTRVAGYSAYYLGRLAFNTGDSTAARRFIRLAAEHAQEIDDPILTGSVCEMFSTLAYYSHQYRAAADFARRGFAASGTHPYVAARLASHEVRAQVALGDEASARAALALMTEHVAISPPMPGASPFGPANADQTTARTLALLGHGDAAEPLARASVEAYDRTGGGFEDRGNATLNLSWALLLRPSPEPEAAAALAQQVLSAVDVTPTFSVMDKIVDVDRRLDRYAQLPGVQDFRAQLAERPRLALAR